A window from Variovorax sp. PBL-E5 encodes these proteins:
- a CDS encoding MDR family MFS transporter codes for MATRDRIVPIIVACPLFLQNLDTSVMATALPSIARSLDVQPLHLNLAITSYLLSLAVFLPASGWFAERFGARRVFCCAIAFFSIGSALCGAAQSLPALVLFRIIQGMGGALMVPVGRLILLRSVPASRMVAAMIWFTVPPAIGRMVGPLFGGAIVTWTSWRWIFLVNVPFGLLGIVLALLFIDELSEDETPQPFDIAGFVLLALGLTGVLGGLETVGKSLVAVWVTWTVAGAGALALCVYHLRSHRRANPLIDLGTLRYPTYFASIIGGTPLRIAIGASPFLLPLMLQLGFGLSALDSGLLTVATAIGSLATRTVMARAIRLIGFRSLLIGATALTSLFYASYGFFRPSTPHLLMFCTMMLGGLFNSMGMVALQTLGFSEIPKPLMSHATALSSMAQQLSLSVGVVLGASLVSAAAWWHGSDSTHLAARDFSPAFVVVGAITLISLAFFVRLDREEGADLR; via the coding sequence ATGGCCACCCGCGACCGGATCGTTCCCATCATCGTGGCCTGTCCACTCTTCCTGCAGAACCTGGACACCTCGGTCATGGCGACCGCGCTGCCCAGCATCGCGCGCTCGCTCGACGTGCAGCCGCTGCACCTCAACCTCGCGATCACCTCCTATCTGCTGAGTCTGGCGGTCTTCCTGCCGGCGAGCGGATGGTTCGCGGAGCGATTCGGTGCCCGGCGCGTCTTCTGCTGCGCCATCGCCTTCTTCTCGATCGGCTCGGCGCTGTGCGGTGCCGCACAGTCGCTGCCCGCGCTGGTGCTGTTTCGCATCATCCAGGGCATGGGCGGCGCCTTGATGGTCCCGGTGGGGCGGCTGATCCTGCTGCGCAGCGTGCCGGCTTCGCGCATGGTCGCGGCCATGATCTGGTTCACCGTGCCGCCGGCCATCGGCCGCATGGTCGGACCGCTGTTCGGCGGCGCCATCGTCACCTGGACCTCGTGGCGCTGGATCTTCCTGGTCAATGTGCCTTTCGGGCTGCTCGGCATCGTGCTGGCGCTGCTGTTCATCGACGAGCTGAGCGAGGACGAGACGCCGCAGCCCTTCGACATCGCCGGCTTCGTGCTGCTGGCGCTGGGATTGACCGGCGTGCTCGGCGGGCTGGAGACGGTGGGCAAGTCGCTGGTCGCGGTGTGGGTGACGTGGACCGTGGCCGGTGCGGGCGCGCTGGCGCTGTGCGTGTATCACCTGCGCAGCCACCGCCGGGCCAATCCGCTGATCGATCTCGGCACGCTGCGCTATCCGACCTACTTCGCCTCGATCATCGGCGGCACGCCGCTGCGCATCGCGATCGGCGCCTCGCCCTTCCTGTTGCCGCTGATGCTGCAGCTGGGCTTCGGCCTGTCGGCGCTGGATTCGGGCCTGCTGACGGTGGCCACGGCCATCGGGTCGCTGGCCACACGGACCGTCATGGCGCGCGCGATACGGCTCATCGGCTTTCGCTCGCTGCTGATCGGTGCCACCGCGCTGACCAGCCTGTTCTATGCGAGCTACGGCTTCTTCCGGCCTTCGACGCCGCACCTGCTGATGTTCTGCACCATGATGCTCGGCGGCCTCTTCAATTCGATGGGCATGGTGGCGCTGCAGACGCTGGGCTTCTCGGAGATTCCGAAGCCGTTGATGAGCCATGCGACCGCGCTGTCGAGCATGGCGCAGCAGCTGTCGCTGAGCGTGGGCGTGGTGCTCGGCGCCTCGCTGGTGAGTGCCGCGGCCTGGTGGCACGGCTCCGATTCGACGCACCTCGCGGCGCGCGATTTCTCGCCCGCCTTCGTCGTGGTCGGCGCGATCACGCTGATCTCGCTGGCCTTCTTCGTGCGGCTGGACCGCGAAGAAGGCGCCGACCTGCGCTGA
- a CDS encoding lysophospholipid acyltransferase family protein → MQALSACLKLLRAIAHAFGGWWTIRFTFPHLTPAERNARVQQWAERMLGLMGIRLAVQGEPPECGPVLVVCNHLSWLDILAIHAARHVRFVSKAGVRHWPLIGTLSTGAGSLYIERERRRDAMRVVHHMTEALRNGDLIAVFPEGTTTDGQGLLPFHANLLQAAISAGAPVQPAALRFADAATGETSHAPRYIDDDNLFSSLWNTLKAPPLLAIVRFGEPQPSLGRERRAWAKTLHEDVQVLRRETK, encoded by the coding sequence ATGCAGGCCTTGTCCGCATGCCTGAAGCTGCTGCGCGCGATCGCGCATGCATTCGGCGGCTGGTGGACCATCCGCTTCACGTTTCCGCACCTGACGCCGGCCGAGCGGAACGCGCGCGTGCAGCAATGGGCAGAGCGCATGCTGGGCCTGATGGGCATTCGGCTCGCGGTGCAGGGAGAGCCGCCCGAGTGCGGGCCGGTGCTGGTGGTGTGCAACCACCTGTCGTGGCTCGACATCCTCGCCATCCATGCGGCACGCCACGTGCGCTTCGTCTCCAAGGCGGGCGTGCGGCACTGGCCGCTGATCGGCACCTTGTCCACCGGCGCCGGCTCGCTCTACATCGAGCGCGAACGCCGCCGCGACGCGATGCGCGTGGTCCATCACATGACCGAGGCGCTGCGCAACGGCGACCTGATCGCCGTGTTTCCCGAGGGCACGACCACCGACGGCCAAGGCCTGCTGCCCTTCCATGCCAACCTGCTGCAGGCCGCGATCTCGGCCGGCGCGCCGGTGCAGCCGGCCGCGCTGCGCTTCGCGGACGCGGCCACCGGCGAGACCAGCCACGCGCCGCGCTACATCGACGACGACAATCTTTTCAGCTCGCTGTGGAACACGCTGAAGGCGCCGCCGCTGCTCGCGATCGTGCGCTTCGGCGAACCGCAGCCCTCGCTGGGCCGCGAGCGCCGCGCCTGGGCAAAGACGCTGCACGAGGACGTGCAGGTGCTGCGGCGCGAGACGAAATAG
- a CDS encoding dihydroorotase, with amino-acid sequence MNILISNGRVVDPASGLDQTGDVAIAEGRILSIGHTPADFEAAQTIDAAGCLVVPGLVDLAARLREPGYEHEGMLESEMAAAVAGGVTSVVCPPDTDPVLDEPGLVEMLKFRAEKLQRARLFPLGALTRGLAGEVLTEMAELTEAGCIGFGQADVPLGDTQVLQRALLYASTFGYTVWLRPQDRDLGKGVAASGPLATRLGLTGIPAAAETIAIFTIVELMRSTGARVHLCRLSSAGGVALVRAAKAEGLPLSCDVSINSLHLADTDIGYFDSRARLNPPLRQQRDRDALSAGLADGTIDALVSDHTPVEADAKTLPFAESEPGATGLELLLPLALQWGERSGAGLARAIEVVSAAPARLLGVEGIGRLVKGGVADLCVVDPAIEWQVLPDALRSQGKHTPFRDYALSGRARFTLVGGRVVHG; translated from the coding sequence ATGAACATTCTCATTTCCAACGGCCGTGTCGTGGATCCGGCCTCCGGCCTCGACCAAACCGGCGACGTGGCCATTGCCGAAGGCAGGATCCTCTCGATCGGCCACACGCCCGCAGATTTCGAGGCCGCGCAGACGATCGATGCCGCGGGCTGCCTGGTCGTGCCCGGCCTCGTCGATCTGGCCGCGCGCCTGCGCGAGCCCGGCTACGAGCACGAGGGCATGCTCGAAAGCGAGATGGCGGCCGCGGTCGCCGGCGGCGTGACCAGCGTGGTCTGCCCGCCCGACACCGACCCGGTGCTCGACGAGCCCGGCCTGGTCGAGATGCTCAAGTTCCGCGCCGAGAAGCTGCAGCGCGCACGCCTGTTCCCGCTCGGTGCGCTGACGCGCGGGCTGGCCGGCGAGGTGCTGACCGAGATGGCCGAGCTCACCGAAGCCGGCTGCATCGGCTTCGGCCAGGCCGATGTGCCGCTCGGCGACACGCAGGTCCTGCAGCGCGCGCTGTTGTACGCCAGCACCTTCGGCTACACCGTGTGGCTGCGTCCGCAGGACCGCGACCTGGGCAAGGGCGTCGCGGCCAGCGGGCCGCTCGCCACGCGGCTCGGCCTCACCGGCATTCCGGCGGCGGCCGAGACGATCGCGATCTTCACCATCGTCGAGCTCATGCGCAGCACCGGCGCGCGCGTGCACCTGTGCCGGCTGTCGAGCGCGGGCGGCGTGGCCCTGGTGCGCGCCGCCAAGGCCGAGGGCCTCCCGCTGAGCTGCGACGTCAGCATCAACTCGCTGCATCTGGCCGATACCGACATCGGCTACTTCGACAGCCGCGCGCGGCTCAACCCGCCGCTGCGCCAGCAGCGCGACCGCGATGCGCTGTCGGCCGGACTGGCCGACGGCACCATCGATGCGCTGGTCTCCGACCACACGCCGGTGGAAGCCGATGCCAAGACGCTGCCCTTTGCCGAGAGCGAGCCCGGCGCCACCGGGCTCGAGCTGCTGTTGCCGCTCGCGCTGCAATGGGGCGAGCGCAGCGGCGCGGGCCTGGCACGCGCGATCGAGGTGGTGAGCGCGGCGCCGGCCAGGCTGCTGGGTGTCGAAGGCATCGGCCGGCTGGTGAAGGGCGGCGTCGCCGACCTCTGCGTGGTCGATCCCGCGATCGAATGGCAGGTCCTGCCCGACGCGTTGCGAAGCCAGGGCAAGCACACGCCTTTCCGCGACTATGCACTGAGCGGACGCGCGCGCTTCACGCTCGTCGGTGGCCGCGTGGTCCACGGCTAG
- a CDS encoding aspartate carbamoyltransferase catalytic subunit has protein sequence MLYKRNPQLNQNGELIHLLSIEGLPKDIVSHILDTAANFTSVSDREVKKVPLLRGKSVFNLFFENSTRTRTTFEIAAKRLSADVINLDIARSSATKGESLLDTIANLSAMAADLFVVRHSESGAPYLIAQHVAPHVHVVNAGDGRHSHPTQGLLDMYTIRHYKKDFANLTVAIVGDVLHSRVARSDIHGLTTLGCAEVRVVGPKTLVPADMAQMGVRVCHTLEEGIRDCDVVIMLRLQNERMSGALLPSSQEFFKTYGLTPEKLQLAKPDAIVMHPGPINRGVEIDSAVVDGRQSVILPQVTFGIAVRMAVMSIVAGNEA, from the coding sequence ATGCTCTACAAGCGCAACCCGCAGCTCAACCAGAACGGCGAGCTGATCCACCTGCTGTCGATCGAGGGCCTGCCCAAGGACATCGTCAGCCACATCCTCGACACCGCTGCCAACTTCACCAGCGTGAGCGACCGCGAGGTCAAGAAGGTGCCGCTCCTGCGCGGCAAGAGCGTGTTCAACCTGTTCTTCGAGAACTCGACCCGCACGCGCACCACCTTCGAGATCGCGGCCAAGCGGCTGTCGGCCGATGTCATCAACCTCGACATCGCGCGCTCGTCGGCGACCAAGGGCGAGTCGCTGCTCGACACCATCGCCAACCTGAGCGCGATGGCGGCCGACCTGTTCGTGGTGCGCCACAGCGAATCGGGCGCGCCCTACCTGATCGCGCAGCACGTGGCGCCGCACGTGCACGTGGTGAACGCAGGCGACGGGCGGCATTCGCATCCGACGCAGGGCCTGCTCGACATGTACACGATCCGCCACTACAAGAAGGACTTCGCGAACCTCACGGTCGCGATCGTCGGCGACGTGCTGCATTCGCGCGTGGCGCGCTCCGACATCCACGGGCTCACCACGCTCGGCTGCGCCGAGGTGCGCGTGGTCGGTCCGAAGACGCTGGTGCCGGCGGACATGGCGCAGATGGGCGTGCGCGTCTGCCACACGCTGGAGGAGGGCATCCGCGACTGCGACGTGGTCATCATGCTGCGCCTGCAGAACGAGCGCATGAGCGGCGCGCTGCTGCCTTCGTCGCAGGAATTCTTCAAGACCTACGGCCTCACGCCCGAGAAGCTGCAGCTGGCCAAGCCGGATGCGATCGTGATGCATCCCGGGCCGATCAACCGCGGCGTGGAGATCGACTCGGCCGTGGTCGACGGACGGCAGAGCGTGATCCTGCCGCAGGTCACCTTCGGCATCGCCGTGCGCATGGCGGTGATGAGCATCGTCGCCGGAAATGAAGCATAG
- the pyrR gene encoding bifunctional pyr operon transcriptional regulator/uracil phosphoribosyltransferase PyrR has protein sequence MTSIPDAEALYIELLRGVKPLMRRDTRLVGITSGGAWLVERLQKQLGLDGPPGVISSAMHRDDFARRGLSASAQTTLPFDVNGADVLLLDDVLYTGRTIRAVLNELFDFGRPACVRLAVLVDRGGRELPVAADFAATKLALPDTQLLALARSESGAFSFKVEDNT, from the coding sequence GTGACATCCATCCCCGACGCCGAAGCGCTGTACATCGAGCTGCTGCGCGGCGTGAAACCCCTGATGCGCCGTGACACGCGGCTGGTCGGCATCACCTCCGGCGGTGCCTGGCTGGTCGAACGGCTGCAAAAGCAGCTCGGCCTCGACGGCCCGCCCGGCGTGATCTCCTCGGCCATGCACCGCGACGACTTCGCGCGCCGCGGCCTGTCCGCCAGCGCGCAGACCACGCTTCCCTTCGACGTCAACGGCGCCGACGTGCTGCTGCTCGACGACGTGCTCTACACCGGCCGCACGATCCGCGCGGTGCTCAACGAGCTGTTCGATTTCGGCCGGCCGGCCTGCGTGCGGCTGGCGGTGCTGGTCGATCGCGGCGGCCGCGAGCTGCCGGTGGCGGCCGACTTCGCGGCCACGAAACTGGCCTTGCCCGATACGCAACTGCTTGCGCTGGCCCGCAGCGAGAGCGGCGCCTTCAGCTTCAAAGTGGAGGACAACACCTGA
- the ruvX gene encoding Holliday junction resolvase RuvX, which translates to MSALAMPDRADPSVPVPSHFQSFLAFDYGQKRTGVASGNRLLGTATPQATIRAEGDARFAQVEARIREWQPDALVVGVPFHPDGAPHDNTRAAQRFARQLKGRFRLPVYEVDERYSTTEALAAGARDADAASACIILEQFLRSLP; encoded by the coding sequence ATGAGTGCTTTGGCAATGCCAGACCGCGCCGACCCTTCCGTTCCCGTTCCATCCCATTTCCAAAGCTTCCTGGCCTTCGACTACGGCCAGAAGCGCACCGGCGTCGCCAGCGGCAACCGGCTGCTCGGGACTGCGACGCCGCAGGCCACCATCCGGGCCGAAGGCGACGCGCGCTTCGCGCAGGTCGAGGCGCGCATCCGCGAATGGCAGCCCGATGCGCTGGTGGTCGGCGTTCCCTTCCATCCCGACGGCGCGCCGCACGACAACACCCGCGCGGCGCAGCGCTTCGCGCGGCAGCTGAAAGGGCGCTTTCGTCTTCCGGTCTACGAGGTCGACGAGCGCTACAGCACGACCGAGGCACTCGCCGCGGGCGCGCGCGATGCCGATGCCGCATCGGCCTGCATCATCCTGGAGCAGTTCTTGAGGAGCCTGCCGTGA
- a CDS encoding YqgE/AlgH family protein, giving the protein MASDSAPMNLTHHFLIAMPGMEDAAFSRSVVYLCEHSERGALGLVINKPSDINLKVLFEKIELHLSRPELGSAPVFQGGPVQTERGFVLHEPVFADGDKPNESVYASTMTIPGGLEMTTSKDVLEALATGAGPRKVLVSLGYSAWGEGQLESELAENSWLTVAADLAVIFDTPIEQRYDKALSLLGLEAWKLSPDAGHA; this is encoded by the coding sequence ATGGCTTCCGATTCTGCCCCGATGAACCTCACGCATCACTTCCTGATCGCGATGCCGGGGATGGAGGACGCAGCCTTCAGCCGCAGCGTGGTCTACCTCTGCGAGCACAGCGAGCGCGGCGCGCTCGGCCTGGTGATCAACAAGCCCAGTGACATCAACCTCAAGGTGCTGTTCGAGAAGATCGAGCTGCACCTCTCGCGCCCCGAGCTGGGCAGCGCGCCCGTGTTCCAGGGGGGCCCGGTTCAGACCGAGCGCGGCTTCGTGCTGCACGAGCCCGTGTTCGCGGACGGCGACAAGCCGAACGAATCCGTGTACGCCTCGACCATGACCATTCCCGGCGGCCTCGAGATGACCACCTCCAAGGACGTGTTGGAAGCCCTGGCCACCGGCGCCGGGCCGCGCAAGGTGCTGGTGTCGCTCGGCTACTCGGCCTGGGGCGAGGGGCAGCTCGAATCCGAACTCGCCGAGAACAGCTGGCTCACGGTGGCGGCCGATCTGGCGGTGATCTTCGATACGCCGATCGAGCAGCGCTACGACAAGGCGCTGTCTTTGCTGGGCTTGGAAGCATGGAAGCTTTCCCCGGACGCGGGGCACGCATGA
- a CDS encoding cryptochrome/photolyase family protein codes for MPPILLAVDKTYPKGLMWFRRDLRVDDNAALYHALRKCRQVVCVFVFDRAILDPLPRVDRRVEFIRESLVELDAELQALGSGLLVRHAVAQDEIAELAHALEVQAVFANRDDEPEAIARDAQVFGALANAGIAFHAYKDQAIFERDEVLTQTGQPYTVFTPYKRAWLAKVDDFYLKPYPVRGHADALGPVPEKFHAPVPTLANLGFEKSNLAELDIPTGSQGGAALFDDFLQRIERYRAVRDFPAVRGPSYLSVHLRFGTVSIRQLAGAAHRLAQRGDEGAATWLGELIWRDFYFQILAHRPHVASKDGSHSFRPEYDKIQWHHGKHADLLFEAWCKGETGYPLVDAAMAQINQSGYMHNRLRMVVASFLCKDLGLDWRRGERYFAQHLNDFELSSNNGGWQWASSSGCDAQPYFRIFNPVTQSQRFDPEGKFIRRYLPQLAKLSDAVIHAPWTASPVELQAAGVILGENYPNPIVDHAEARERTLQRYAVVRK; via the coding sequence ATGCCACCGATTTTACTGGCCGTCGACAAAACCTATCCCAAGGGGCTGATGTGGTTTCGCCGCGACCTGCGCGTGGACGACAACGCAGCGCTCTACCACGCGCTGCGCAAGTGCCGGCAGGTGGTCTGCGTTTTCGTGTTCGACCGCGCCATCCTCGATCCGCTGCCGCGGGTGGACCGCCGGGTCGAATTCATCCGGGAATCGCTGGTGGAACTCGACGCCGAGCTGCAAGCGCTGGGCAGCGGGCTGCTGGTGCGCCACGCGGTGGCGCAGGACGAGATCGCCGAGCTGGCGCATGCGCTCGAGGTGCAGGCGGTGTTCGCCAACCGCGACGACGAGCCGGAGGCGATCGCGCGCGATGCCCAGGTGTTCGGCGCGCTTGCGAATGCGGGCATCGCCTTCCATGCGTACAAGGACCAGGCCATCTTCGAGCGCGACGAGGTGCTGACCCAGACCGGTCAGCCGTACACCGTCTTCACGCCCTACAAGCGGGCCTGGCTGGCCAAGGTGGACGATTTCTACCTGAAGCCCTATCCCGTGCGCGGCCATGCCGACGCGCTGGGCCCGGTGCCCGAGAAATTCCACGCACCGGTGCCGACGCTCGCGAACCTCGGCTTCGAGAAGAGCAATCTGGCCGAGCTCGACATCCCGACCGGCAGCCAGGGTGGCGCGGCGCTGTTCGACGACTTCCTGCAGCGCATCGAGCGCTACCGGGCGGTGCGCGATTTTCCCGCGGTGCGCGGTCCGAGCTACCTGAGCGTGCACCTGCGCTTCGGCACCGTCTCGATTCGCCAGCTCGCAGGCGCCGCCCACCGGCTGGCGCAGCGTGGCGACGAAGGCGCGGCCACCTGGCTCGGCGAGTTGATCTGGCGCGATTTCTACTTTCAGATCCTGGCCCACCGTCCGCACGTCGCGTCCAAAGATGGGTCGCACAGCTTCCGCCCCGAGTACGACAAGATCCAGTGGCACCACGGCAAGCACGCGGACCTGCTGTTCGAGGCCTGGTGCAAGGGCGAGACCGGCTACCCGCTGGTCGACGCCGCGATGGCGCAGATCAACCAGAGCGGCTACATGCACAACCGGCTGCGCATGGTGGTCGCGAGCTTTCTCTGCAAGGATCTGGGCCTCGACTGGCGGCGCGGCGAGCGCTATTTCGCCCAGCACCTCAACGACTTCGAGCTGTCGTCCAACAACGGCGGCTGGCAATGGGCCAGCTCGAGCGGCTGCGATGCCCAGCCCTATTTCAGGATCTTCAATCCCGTCACGCAAAGCCAGCGCTTCGACCCGGAGGGCAAGTTCATCCGCCGCTACCTGCCGCAGCTGGCGAAGCTGTCCGATGCGGTGATCCATGCGCCGTGGACGGCCAGCCCGGTCGAACTGCAGGCGGCCGGCGTGATCTTGGGCGAGAACTATCCAAACCCCATCGTCGACCACGCCGAAGCGCGCGAGCGCACCCTGCAGCGCTACGCTGTGGTCAGGAAGTGA